In Camelina sativa cultivar DH55 chromosome 17, Cs, whole genome shotgun sequence, the genomic stretch CAAAACTTGTGTTGCAGAAAGATTTAACGAGAGCAGCGAACCTGGAAGAGAATGGTGGATTGAAAATGTACACGGTAGAGAAGCACCTAATGAGGATTGTTATAAAGAATTGGAAGAGGCCAGCCAGACGATAGGATCATCACATAGAGAGATCCAACTAAAGTTGTTATATGATCACCAATTCCCATTAACGAGATTCTTATTGATCCTAAGTTGAAAGAGCAGCAGGATCGGATGTTTGCTAAGATTCGTGAGACCACACTTGCACAGGATGATGAGATTGCTAAAAAGATTTGTCGGGTTGGCCCGCCTGCGTCCTGATATCTTTGGAAcaactgaagaagaagtctcaTCAAATGATGTAAAAGcagagattgagaagaagaaatatgaaCCAAGTAATATGGGATGGTCACGCAGTAAGTATCGGTCGCACAACAAACCAAGCCTTGACTCAGAACGCTAATGGAGAGGAGAAAGGTGATGGTATTTATGGAGATCCCAATAGCTTCCCTTGTCCAGctgctcttcctcctcctcgacCAGGTTTTCTAACAGTCCGGCCATTGCCAACACCTCCTAATCTCGCCTTGAACCTCCCTCGTCCTCCTCCTAAGgtcatatataagaaaagaactTATGTCATACTTCTTGCTTTACTTTTTCGTTGTGTGTTCTTACTATGGTAAAGCTTTTTTAGTGCAGTTTGGTTTCTCTTCCCTGCATATCATATAAGTGAAATACTATAGGTTTAGTTTAAACTGGTAACTGTTCAGAGTTCGAAGTGGTCAcagacttttctttctttggttccaAGTTAACGCGTTTTTGGCTTAGTGAGCGACCGATTTTGGTTTTTCGTTTATGAATTTTAGTATACTTTTTCTATGGGTGGATACTTTTTCTTCCTTCATATTTGAGTATTTTACTCTATACACTGTATGACTGGATTAGTAAACTATACAATCTTTGGGATATACTTTGCTTCCGTGATGCTTCCGTGATGCTTCCGTGAATGAAGAAAAAACGATATACTTTGTGCTTTTTTATAAGcgttaatatttaaatatatgcgTTATAATTAAACTTTTATGCCAGCGTATATGGATTGTGAACTTCAACCAAAGAGTGTGGATTTGTGAACAAAAAAGCAGGACGCATTTGGTAATACAAAAAGAAGAGTAATTTGGGTATCTGACCAAGGGCACCGGGGCACACGGGTCCTGGTACTATCCAGGTGTGTGCAAGAAAGAACATTAACGAGTTCCTGACTCTTCCTGAAACCTGAGTCTACTCCTTGATTTGCTTCTGACAAGAAAACCTACAAAGTCTTATTCATGAATGTGTCTCGCCCGTGGCCAAACTCCTAAAGCTTGGGCGATCTTTCAGTAACGGATTGCTAGCGataaaatcttctatatttGGAAGTTTTAGTAAAGGAGGATTTCTCAGGAGCTTCTTCAAGTCAGACTGAagagtgaaagagaaagagagaaagagagagggggATAAGCTAGCATGTGGCAGAAACATTTTAAGGAGAAAGTAAGCTAGAGTTAGTACCTGAACAACATCCTGAAGATGAGAAACTTCTTTTCCCTCTAACAGCCCAACCTTCTCGAGGTTCTTGATATATCCATTTAGATGATTCAGCACATAATGTGTTACTTGTCTTGTTTTCAAAACACTCAAAACCTGACCAAATTTTATGGCTATTCATCAGCCACTTTGTCTTGTTTTTAAAAGACAAGTTAATCCATGACAAAATTTTATGGGTTTCAAAAGAAGTATATGGTCTCAAAACCTGAGGAAATGAATCACGGACATCTTCCAAGAACTGTTTTGCTTCTACTCCTTCCACCTCACTTTCACTTATGACAGTAGAAGCAACGTCACTGTTACCtatgtaaattaaataatatagcTAAGAGACATATGAATTTGGGAGTTTAGTTTACGCTACATGGGGTACCTATAAAGAAGAAAGCACAATTTCAGGTAAATGAAAGACCAAAGGTTTTCATTTCAAGGACATATCAGATAGATAGTCTTTATGTTATACAGTCTTAAACGAATATAATAAACGTACAGATTATAACAGAACAGAGTGATGCATACCTAGAAAGTCATGCAATTGCTGTCGCGCAATCCTGTGAGCACGGAGAAACGCAGAGGAAATGTAACAAGCAGATTCTAATCTTTCAACAATTAAATGCGTGACCAACTTGCGGGGGATAATTCTTGATTGAAGAAACTTGTAATAATTTGGGAAATGAACACGCGGCTCTAAACCCCTCCAGTCGCACAGAGAATTGGTAGAAACAAGGTCAAGTGCCTCATCTACTGATTGCATCAAAACATTGGCAGTGCTACGTGTTATTCTCCCATCATCAAGCATCTCCCAGTAAGCTGCCTGGACACCTGATACAGGCAAGAGTCTTGAATCAATAGCCACTTTTGGAAAATCAACAATTTGACAACCAGAAGATTTTCATACACATGGTGAAATACCATATAAGAAGCGTATACGCATGTCCATTATATTCCTAGGGTCAATGTTTCCAGCTTCATACCCATTGTAAGGATTAACGTGTCCCCTTTCCAAATCTTTCAAGCTTGAAACATGTCTTGTAACTGTAGGCCAGTCAGCAGATCCAAGCTCCTCGTCATCTCCTAGATTTTCAAAAGCTTTCAAGGCGGTGTTCATCATTTCACACTTTGTATACTCCAATATTCGTTTCTGCCAgtagaaaaacataaaaccagaaaagcaaatataatcattatatTTCTGTAGCAGTAGCAGGAAAGCTCTTAAGGCAGTAGTTCTGAACAATTGGGCGGGcatgtaaaattgtaaatttcaaggATCAGTGACGGATTCCGAATCAGGTTGAATCCAATCTTCAACTATTAACGGTTggtaaaacacacaaacctaAGCTAATTTACCCACACCGGCAGAAGGATGCAGTCACTTGTGCACGTATGAGCACAAACACAGATGATCAGAGATTCCATTATCTACCAAAGTAATATATCAGCCCAAGAGAATATAGCATTAACATCCTGACCTTACTGGCCGTTAAAGTGTCCATGCGAAGAAAGTGCAAGAGTAATTGGGTAGTGGATCCATTCACAACCAAAGTTAGGAAAACAATCCCACCTGTGAAGAACAGAAACTGCAAAACAGCTTAACACATCAAGATAACAATACGAGCGTCCAGAAAGAAACTTAAAAGTAGTTCTGTTCCAAAACTCACCCTTGTTCCCGTCTCCGAACTGAGATATAAATTTCCACTTGATTGCTGAATCATATGACCAAGAGCTAGAGTATGTCAGCGATATGGAAATGAGAAGAgatctataaaatatttgaaaacagATAACCATATAATTCGTAAATATGTTTCTCTTGCATGAATAAATCGACCATTTCTTCAGAACTCACTTTTACAGATNGGAAGCAACGTCACTGTTACCTGTGTAAATCAAACATTATAGCTACGAGACATATGAATTTGGGAGTTAACGCTCAGTTGAGCTACATGGGGTACCCATAAAGAAGAAAGCACAATTTCAGGTAAATGAAAGACCAAAGGTTTTCATTTCGAGGGCACATCAGATAGATAGTCTTTATGTTATACAGTCTTTAACGAATATAATAAACATAGAGATTATAACAGAACAGAGTGATGCATACCTAGAAAGTCATGCAATTGCTGTCGCGCAATCCTGTGGGCACGGAGAAACGCAGAGGAAATGTAACAAGCAGATTCTAATCTTTCGACGATTAAACGCGTGACCAACTTGCGGGGGATAATTCTTGATTGAAGAAACTTGTTATAATTTGGGAAATGAACACACGGCTCTAAACCCCTCCAGTCGCACAGAGAATTGGTAGAAACAAGGTCAACTGCCTCATCTACTGATTGCATCAAAACATTGGCAGTGCTACGTGTTATTCTCCCATCATCAAGCATCTCCCAGTAAGCTGCCTGGACACCTGATACAGGCAAGAGTCTTGAATCAATAGCCACTTTTGGAAAATCAACAATTTGACAACCAGAAGATTTTCATACACATGGTGAAATACCATATAAGAAGCGTATACGCATGTCCATTATATTCCTAGGGTCAATGTTTCCAGCTTCATACCCATTGTAAGGATTAACGTGTCCCCTTTCCAAATCTTTCAAGCTTGAAACATGTCTTGTAACTGTAGGCCAGTCAGCAGATCCAAGCTCCTCGTCATCTCCTAGATTTTCAAAAGCTTTCAAGGCGGTGTTCATCATTTCACACTTTGTATACTCCAATATTCGTTTCTGCCAgtagaaaaacataaaaccagaaaagcaaatataatcattatatTTCTGTAGCAGTAGCAGGAAAGCTCTTAAGGCAGTAGTTCTGAACAATTGGGCGGGcatgtaaaattgtaaatttcaaggATCAGTGACGGATTCCGAATCAGGTTGA encodes the following:
- the LOC109125149 gene encoding sodium/hydrogen exchanger 8-like — protein: MPFWLWIGLEGIHHTHVVWIKGCCVTITRSICKTIKWKFISQFGDGNKGGIVFLTLVVNGSTTQLLLHFLRMDTLTASKKRILEYTKCEMMNTALKAFENLGDDEELGSADWPTVTRHVSSLKDLERGHVNPYNGCPGSLLGDA